Proteins from a genomic interval of Chanodichthys erythropterus isolate Z2021 chromosome 8, ASM2448905v1, whole genome shotgun sequence:
- the cradd gene encoding death domain-containing protein CRADD, whose protein sequence is MDPKHKKLLRSQRLFLAEELLVDDMIIQYLYQEEILTESHLEEIESESSNRKKTLKLLDILPTRGSSAFRHFTQSLEKDFPWIKDKLLRLCAEDTECPPPPYTVQCGVPDHILPTVPTMLHLNQLAARLGSEWKSVLLDLGLSSADLYRCCADNPLAVQSQVLAGLVMWTQRNGREATVRRLLHSLQAADIPPSVLQQVFV, encoded by the exons ATGGacccaaaacacaaaaaactgcTCCGATCTCAGCGGCTTTTTTTGGCCGAGGAGCTTTTAGTGGACGACATGATCATACAGTATTTATACCAGGAGGAGATTTTAACGGAGAGTCATTTAGAGGAGATTGAGTCTGAGTCGTCTAATagaaaaaaaacgttaaagcTGCTGGATATTCTCCCCACTCGCGGCTCGAGCGCCTTCCGTCACTTTACACAGTCATTAGAGAAAGATTTTCCCTGGATCAAAGACAAATTACTGCGACTGTGTGCGGAAGACACCGAGTGTCCTCCTCCGCCGTACACAG tTCAGTGTGGTGTACCTGACCACATCCTTCCGACTGTTCCAACCATGCTGCATCTGAACCAACTGGCTGCTCGTCTGGGTTCGGAGTGGAAATCTGTGCTGCTGGACCTGGGCCTGTCCTCTGCGGATCTGTACCGATGCTGTGCGGACAACCCCCTCGCGGTTCAGAGTCAGGTGCTCGCGGGGCTGGTGATGTGGACGCAGAGGAACGGAAGAGAAGCCACAGTGCGGCGGCTGCTCCACAGCCTGCAGGCCGCAGACATCCCGCCATCTGTCCTCCAACAGGTGTTTGTGTAA